ATCCAGACTCAAATTCAGAAGGAGATGTGGTCCCTTTCAAAATGAACTGGAGTTCAAGTGGAGGACGGACTCACTCGTCTAGCGCCACAGCTTGCTCGTATGATCTGATGGCGTTCTCTACATCATCCAAATTGGTCAGGGCCACTGTTGAGAATGAAATGAGCAGgtgttaaaataaaactttaactgaatcttttttttttttttttattaaatgagGGAACAGATGAGCAGGTGTTCAGCgaggtattttgtttttgagtgcGAGCAAATGCTTGCtagcacaaacaaacattatgagAGCATATGCCTGTTATCAGTAATCTGCCTGGGGAGGGGGTCATGGTGAACATAAGGCACTGTTGTGGCTGCAAAATTCAGTAATATAAAGTAGATACAGTGTGTGGCTTTGTTGTTTACACAGCAATTTGATGATACTTGtttaaaatattactttttaaaGAAAGCTCTGTATCagtaaaaagtctaaaaaaataacatggatATTTAACAAATTTTCAACAGTGAATGAATGGATTTTTGTACGAacaaatttcatttatttttgtgtcttgtgttgCAACCCATCCCTTGTGAGATTATaagacaccaaaaacacaattgATCTACAAATCATTGCAATCACTTCCAATAACAGCTGCCAGGtaaacacagtttacacacacacaaaaaaaataaagggaacATTCAAGCAACATTACGTAAGCCAAGATAAATACATCATGATAATGTTCTTTTTGTTCGCAAATCCTATGCTTTCTCTAGATAATAAGCACCTGCAAAAACTCTGTATTGACCAAGCcatttcagtctgtctgtgtcagttAACACTGAGTGTTTTGCAGTCAACATGATGAACATGCCTCAGCTGAAACGTCTTGTTACACAGGTTATCTAAAATCAGCCGTCTTACCTTTTCAGCTTTTAGATCAACTTTGCACTAAGCAACATTTCTAAGAGGATGACAGTTTGGCAGTCATCCTCTCACAACATAGACTGTTTGACAAAGAGTAAAGTGAACACATGATGGCAAACTACTGGAAACACAAAAGTAAAACAGTTTCCAATCCTCTTGCTGCAAAGCAGTGAGTTGTTCTATAAAGGCACGATCCTGTCCTGGTCCTGTTTTCATATGCCTCTGACTCCGTACCTGCCAGCAGCATGTAGAGCTCCCCCATGCGGGGGTTCAGGTTGATGGCTGCCCCAAGGAAGTGGAAGGCCGAGGCGTACTGCTGCATGGTCAGGTGCACCAGACCCAGGTTGTACAACACTTTCCAGTCAAACGGAGACAAATAGTGGGCCCGCTTCAGGCAGCTGATGGCCTGTGAGGGAGTGAACATGGGACAGACAAGTCAGCTGCTGACAGGGCTACTAGCCAACAGGCTTATTAATATATGACGCCATTTATAAGACCTGAAAACAGATTCTACAAAATCTATAAAGTACCGTGGTGCATTTGTTGTTATGACAAATGGACCAAACTGATaagtaattcattcatttgagtGTGATTTCAGTTCTCTGGTTCTTTGGTTGATCAGCTGCTTTGATCTTCTCCATGGAGAACACAGTCCAGACAGGCTACCTGAACCAACAGCAGACAGCCTCTGTAGCAGATTACATGTACTGTATACTACACTGCTTATACACTGTTCTCTGTTGTAACATGCCACAGTATGCGCTATTATCTTACATTCACAGAAAGATTCAGCTATATAACCACACAGTTTATCACTGTATCAAAGCAATGCATGCAAACTAACAGTGGAGGAACCCAGAAGTTACTTTGATGTCATCTGAGCTCATTTGCAAACAAAGAGATTTGATTCAGACTTTTTCACAGTAAACCTGGGCTTTGAAAATCTTAGAGGACAAAAAGCAAATAAGGTACCATCACTGTCGCATTttatgtaaatacaagattttagGTTTTGCTTACTTTATTGGTTTTCATTATGTGAAGCTTGTGTTCAAATGCCTAAAAGTCTTGGACCTTGCTACTTGATTACCTGAAATTTGCTGTAAACTTCACCACTTTTCAGAGAACTACCAAATCTTGGTTAATTCAGCAACAACCTTGactcatgtctgtttttttgtcctgtttacCACTATGTCCTTTCCTATTTTTCTGTAGTTACGTTACTGCTAAATGTGTGGTTATACTTATTTGTACAAAAGCCCTTCTAGGGACAGATGTTGCAGATTAGCATCTGCTACAACACTTTAATACTTGCGTTGgacagctgttttcagttttttgatgTACACTGTATCAGActctatcaaataaaccatatgTGTGTTTTACCATCATAAAACGTCCAAGTTAGTGAAGCACAGCGTTTCTTCATTTATGTATTGTTGCCATATCAGTTGTGATGCTGCAAGATAATTCTGCCATTAAAATGCTAAAGCTAGTCCTGCTAAACAAACAGCGGCCCAAATGTACGGCTTTCATTTGGGTGGTCAGAAGTTGGTTCTTCTTCTGGGTGCTTTTATGGCAGATTATTATTCACATGAGGGAATGAAAATCGAACACGTTTGGAGCTCGAGTTGCTTAGGACGGCGCTTCCATCCAGCCTGAGATGAATGAAGCGCAGGGAAACAGCATTAAACAGCATTACTCACAGCTACGTATTTCTTCTTGCCAAAGAAGCACATGCCGATGTTGTTCCAGAGAGGGGGGCTCTCGGGCACAGCACATGCTGCCACCCGGTACTTGTTCATGGCCACATCAAAGTCACCATGGGTCTGCATCATACTGCCTGCAGCCAGGATAGCCTGGGAATAAATACAGCATGGAGATATTAGGGGAAAAAGAACCCTTTGAAATTTCACATGATGAGGAAGAGTGTGCCACCTGAGACTGAATGGCCTTCTGTTTTGACTGAATTGTTCTGACACAAGTCCACTGTGTTGCCCTCATGTAGCTCAGTAGCAAAACAAGTACGCCACAGAGGATTGGCTGTTCCACCACCCACTTACCGTATAGTTGTTAGGGTCAAAAGTGAGGGCATTCCCAAGGTGCTCAAACGCCTTTTGGTACTTCCCGAGCTGAGAAAATGGAACACAGATAAGTACATAATCCATTCCTGTTTAAACGTTCCTGACATCTAAATGCCATATTTTCCTTTTAAGAATAATCCCCATGACAAATGTTAATACAGTCCCCGTCACTGGCACACACATTATCCTCACTGAGAAGGTTGTATAAAAATTAACCCACCTGCAGATACAGCAGACCAAGAGTAGTCAGCAGTTCGGTATTTTCTGGAGAGAACCTGAATTGAAGATAAGATGCCTTGGATGAAAAATATCACTTTATCTAAGCCTGTAATTACATTTAATGCCTGCACTTATTCTCAAGTAAACATAGCTTGATATTCTGGGAATCTGCTGATTATTCAATCAGGGTTTGATTCAGCATAATTGTGGCATATTAATTATGACCCGTGGGGGGACGATTTGGCTTAAAGAAAAGActgcagagaagaagaggagaagaggagagagaaagatgttaAAATAAGACTCACAGTGGTTCGTCTCATTAAAGGCAACACCAGTGTTGGGGCacttaattaattcatttaccCCAACAGGAGGTAGCCATAATGAGGCCTATTATAGACACTGACTGCCACTTCCTTATTTACACCACTGCTTAATGGTTTAAATATTCAACATGCGAACAGAActagaaaatgaacaaaatttcTAGTGAACTGAAAAGAGCCCGGGGTAAAATGTGGCTAAGTTGGAACTTTCTGTGAAATCGAGAAAGGAACACTTACACAGAAATGAGCTCTaataacagaggaaaaaacaaataaatcaaaatgactcGCCTTGCGATTAAAGTGCTTTTGTTAAGGCAGACATACACTCAGAACTAATCTTCTTTTCCGACAATACGCTCTCCTGTCATCTTTAATGGCCTTTTAAATGAatttcatgatgaaaaaaatttgGCATGCTGCGGTTGTGCAGTTATTAACATTCAATAAGGCTGCCTATTATTTGGCTTTCTATGAAAAAATGATGCTGTGGTAAACACTTCCAGCAGCATGACCTTGGAGTGTAATAATTTCAAGGTATTGCGGTAATAAGTTCCTGAGTGATGATCATTAGGAGTCATCCCTCTGCAGTATGGTCTTCAAGTATGCTATGAAATAATTAAACAGGTGGCTGTTTTAAATAGGACACACCTAGCAAAACAAGTCAGCACACCCGTAGAGCAGCTCAGCACTACCtacagatttagatttagatttagatttagatttagatttactGTCCCCTAGGGGAAATTCCTTTTCACAacactgtacatatatacacaacagcaatacaatacatatatatacaacaCACTTAGGCAACAGCATCCCATCACCACAGCACATCACACCACATAGtaacacaggacaggtgagTAAAAAACGAAGAAGCCTCAGGCCAGAGCTCCTCATGGAGATGACACAAATctcagcctcctctcctcaccaaGGGCTTTAACAAAAGAAAGAATTCATCCCGGTGCCTCTTTAACGCTGCCCACGTGCCAGCTTTACTTACTCCACTGCACTCTTATACACCTCAATCGCCTTGTCAGTGTCTCCAGCCAGCAAATGAACCTTCCCGAGCATCAtgaaagtcctgtcatgtttgTTTAACTGGAGGGCTATGTttagctgctcctctgcctgagagagacaggaaaggtcTGTGATCAAATCACCGGGGCATGACTCGACAAACAGTATGCATATTGTTGGTGAAATTAGGCATACTCACATTTTTGAAATCTTTTAAGAAGGAATAGCACACGCCCAGATTGTGGCTGATCTCCTGAGGTAAGAAAAGGTCACATTATAGCGCATGCTCATCTAATTAGGCCTGGAACAAAAGGTATGGTTAAAgcaaaaactgaactttggtgtGGTGTTGGGTTCTTTAGTTCTCTGGGTGTGATCAGAGTCCACATggaggtgaaatctcctcatcagctgctccgtgctcccctgggctgcgaatgcacaacactggatttgtatctctccattcacttctacAGGAAAACAGCTCcctacactaacactaacaaagacaacataaaaaacaacaagttcCAAAAAAGAGGGCActaggacttgttttttttatatagtcataatcctctttgttggtgttggcTTGTATGTCAAAAGGGTTATTATGGGAGCTGATTTCCTGTGGAAGTGAGTGGAGAGATACAAATCTAGtgctgtggattagcagctaatgaggacatttcaccTCCATGTGGACTCAGATCACACAGATGGAGCTAGACAACACAACACTTCCACGTGCAGTAGCTATGATGCACAAGAGCTTTGTGGACTATATATTATATAGCAACTGACTTCAAGGTGGccataataatattaacatgTTACCCTGCTAGTTTCTACATTATATGATTGATTATATATCATGCCTGACTAATTACTGTGTCCCTCCTGCCTTCATCTGCATAGTCTTCATAATGTCAACAGCCCTTAGTGTGCAAGAATGATCCTGATATTGTTTAATAGACAAAAGGTGAGCAGGCTACGCTGTGCCAGACGCTTGAGGCTTGCAAGCATGTGGCAGCGGTTGTGTTTCAGGTAACAGCGAGACACTCACAGGTTACTGAGGAAACGCATATCACAGGCAGGACGTTTTAATTTTTACAAAGCCAACAAGCCTAAGCCAAGGGGGTTTTGGAAAACCTTATGTTTTTAGTTGATAAGCCGTTGTTCCAGTGGGGAAAAATTAACTTGAGTCTGGGCGTTTTCCCGCTCCAAATGTGGAGAAAATTTGTGGAGAGAAATTTGCTTTGATGATGCGAATTTAGAGTGAAAGGAAGCCAGCCCTCTTGATGATTTTCCCCCGACTAATTTTAGACAAAGTAGCAGCTCAATTTAAAGAATGAATCTTTTACTTTACCCAGTCTTTTTCACTGAGTCTCGCAGCCTCCTGATAGAATTCGATTGCCGCCTTGTGCTTTCCGAGCAGAAAACTAGAGAAAGGATAAACAACAGCAATTCAAATGCCGAATTAATGCAACTCAATCACTGGATGCTGTACAAAGAAATGCTTAAAATCTTACAtgcaacagtgaaaaacagagatTGGTGGCAGCAAATGGATTAATTTGGCGGATAAAAATGTCCTGAGCCGCTCTGTTTGGTGAATATCACTGATTTTCCTTATGCATCTCTACAGCGTTGCTAGCTGATGAAAGAGAAGTGCCGTGCCCCAGGCTGTGCGGGAAGGCGACTCACAGTGATCTGGCCACTTGCTTGAGATTGTCAGCATTGCTGGGATTGAGGATAGCACAACTCTGGAACAGCTCCAGGGATTGTTGGATCTTCCCCTCCAGACGCAAGATTAGTGCTGtggcaagagaaaaaaagacaaaaaggggggattttcaaacacattaaaagtCTACCGCACAGCAAGGGGTCCTGAGAGCAGATTTTGGGGAGGTAATGATGCACTGGGAGGCCTGGGTGTCGAGTTCGACAGAAGTCTTCTTTGTTAGAGCTGTAATTGTAATTCCACATGCTTAATACATGGGGAGAGAGGATAGTCTAATTATGAAAACCACAGCTTACCTTGAACATATATAGCATATTCACACATCCCATTGGTCTCCTGCAGCTGGTCTTTGATGATTGCCTAggatgacacaaaaaaagaaacaatccCCAGAAGTGAAGCATAATGTTTGTTCCAAAGTTTTTGTAAAAACAATATTGTTAACACTTTTGGCTACAGCACCTGGCAAGATGAACATCTAATGCCCTGCAGAACGGTAACCCCAATTTGTCTGGCTTTCTACACATCTTGTAATCTTAGACTATTCTGTCAGATAAGGGGCAACAGCACAGCCCCTTTTCTCTGCACTTGCATCTTAACAGATTGAAAGTGAGGATTACATCTCTGTAATCATCTTACAGAAATTAGGTTTCCTGATACAATGGCAGGGAGGAGGACCCCACTAATACATCTTCTACTTGCATTTTGTTGTAAGATCAAGTGCATGCACGTGTTAGGGAGATTTCATTAAGTGCTCACGATGTATTACTGCATGCTTACccactgtgtgttttcatatggGAATATACAGGCTAATGCAATGGGAAAAAGGGCACTGTAAAGCTTGGTGTTACCAGGAACCTTCTTGTTGCTAAGCATTAATTATCGTCATCTTGTCCGCACAAAGGACAATTTGACCAACCCTGGAGACACAACTGGGAGCACGGAGTGACAGGAATTCATTACCTTGCAGGTCTCATAGTCTTTGCGGATGTAGTGCTGGTGAATTAGCCAGTTCCTCCTCTCCAAAATGGGAAGCTCTGGAGCTGCGGGGGAAGACAGTAGACTTTTAAATTCTGGTAAACCTTTACAGCTTACCACACCTCACAGTTTAGgatgatgtctttttttttttttttgatagccGAATATATAATCATGAAAGCGGCTGGCTTTTGCGGCCAGCAGTATCTGATCTCTGATCTGACGGTTACCACAGATGTTCACACACCAACCGAAAACCTCCGCCTTAACTGTCCAGCATCCACACTGTAAATGTCAGCTTGTTACAAAGTTTTTAGTTGAACACAgggactttttttctgttgctctttTAATGTCTATGCAGGTTAAGATATTCACCGCGTTGCCAAGGCAACAGTGTCTCCGGCACACCAGGTACTtatgacagaacagaaaaagggtatatagacagacagaaagagggagaaagagggaggaaatgagCAGTACAATACAAAGCCAGCTTTAGGAGGGTGAGGTTACCCCACAAATTGAGCCACAATGCTGCAAGTCGTCCTCCCTATTGAGtacaacatttcattttacaagACAGGCAATTGTAATTCCAAATCAAGTGACTCTGATTCTGGTAATCCTGTTATCTTGCACCTACTACCTTCCTCTGAGGCTAAAAATAGGATCCAAGGCGATGTGAAGTGAAGAAGAACCAGGCTTTGAGTGCGCCACTGACATTGGGGGATAGAAATACAGTGTGATTTACACTAAAGCTCCCTTCTGTTTTCATAAGTCAGCCCTTAAAGCAGTGCTGTGCTGATGTGCAGCCAGAACCGGAGCCCGAGTCCTTGTCCAATCACTTCACAAAAACCCTCTCcatcacacagtgaaaaaactGCATGAGCTTCACACATTCGACGCATCAAGATTCGGAATGGCCCTATTTGCAGCGACTTAATCCTCTTTCCTCCTGCTGAGACAGCAATAATATTCTTGTCTCTGGGTTTCAGCTGTGGCCCTGTGGCACACCAATGTCCACATATACAAAAGACGGGCAGATTTGTAGAAGAGAGTGGGAATACATGTGTGACATATTCCTGCGACTGTGGTAGGAGAGTAGAAAGGAGCAAAAAAAGGGGCACAGCATGAGGCCTCCTAAATATATCCCTGTGAAAAACTTCATCCCAAACATGGTGGATTTCTCTCATTGTTGTGCCTGATCTGGCTAATGCCAAGACAGATTTGCCTTCAATGTGATTTAACCATCTGTTAAAATGGGATAAGAGCAAAGGAGAGGCATGCTGAGATCAAAAGACACATGGGGAGAATATCATGAAAAATAAGATCAAATTTACTTAGTTTTAGAGTTTTGCTGCAAAACTCTAAGAACACAAAGAAGGAAACATTTGGGGTGTTGTGcagttcaaaatgtaataactcactgattcttgggaatttggataaatcatgtcccactaagaaaaattctatttctgttttaatgaataaaaagaatcaagggcataatcagggggtcctttgcacatttgtaaggttcttttataggtttatttttaatttttattaatttaatgattatatgttggcccatggcctacataACCAATTGTCCTTGGATAaaagataatcatttcaacttgattaaaacaacaaaaagtaataatttcactgaataatatatttaccacatgaaagagtacatcataatatgtattaaaaactacaaacgatgagttttgaacaatatttactattattttgtggttgctcaaaatgtgtcccaaaTATtcatcaccaccgtcagatatttatctaaacagacaaacaaacaaacaaaaaaaactctacaactacaaggtcaattacattcctgaggagcccttttcaaaccttcagctctactgcatgcttcaagaccgctcaggctcctggaagtttgctattttctctaaaatctcttcatatttttggacactgctactgtcacaaccatgaattgtcaacaccatcacttctgtattaaaaaatattaaatcagattatggaataaatgtatactttttaagaagaggtctgatgcaggtagcaacagggcgaaaacaagctggctaatgtgaacaactcatgcttatcatgtgaaagagcaggtttttgtcaccaccgtcagacgtcaccaccgtcaggttttctgtgtgacggtgatgactgaagtctgaaaaatgcttataacagtgctcaggattgttattttttgtaccaaatagttaaataaagttgttaagcaagaagccattgacttgagtggtataaattttggaaatgtatgttttaatgaggccactgtcaccaccgtcagaggcagttatattggttttaaatgaatatgcttacaatatgtatctttggtgctgttgagttattaaagtaatagtctcttttaataaaaaaatatgtttttcaaataaataaataaaaaaaacattatggtgatggtgttgacaaaaacaaagtagcctaataactgggaaaacgcctattttatgaaaaaaatgcaaaatgaggagtttGCACCGGTACactgctgaacagccaagaccttggcctataatgatataccttcagattttgtaatttaactcacttatttttcaaaattaaaacctgttttatccaaattcccaagaatcagtgaactGCATTGTATGAAATGTAGTGACAGCTTCTATTCCCCCAGTGTTGATAGGTATATTATGTGTACTAGTTCCCATGCAATGTCTGGATTAGGTGCTGCTGTAGtacaagaatttcccaatttgggatcaataaactacatccatccatccatctatctacactatatggacaaaattgggccacacctcttaatcactgaattcaggtgtttcattcagtcccgttgccacaggtgtataaaacccagcagctagccatgcagtctgcctttacacacattagtgaaagaaaggctcgttctaaagagcgtgactgagccccagtgcacagagcagctccataaaggcgtggccggctgagtttggtgtggaagaactggagcggcccgcacagagccccgacctcaaccccatccaacacctttgggatcaactaaaacagagactgtgagccgggccctctggtccaacatcagagtctgagctcacaaatgctcttctggatgaacgggcagaaactcccacagacactccaacatctggcagaaagcctcccagaagagtggaagctgttctgctgcaaagggaccaactccatattaatgcctctggatttaggatgggaggtcagagaagctcctggaGGTGgtccagtacttttgtccagatagtgtatctatctatttatctatgaTGTGATGGCATCCGTGAACTATTAAACAAACTGGATGTATAATGTGATTTTGCGTGTGTGCATTATATTCTATATCATATTTCATGTTCAGTCCTGTATTACATTATGAGTTGAATATGAGAATGAAATCGGTGAATTATGGACACTTCATTAAACTGAGTACTAGAAAAAAATTGTATTCCCCTGATTGTTTCATACACAATTATTCATACACAATACAATTATTTCAACACACATAGTTACAGATATTAGTGTGGAACAGCTTTAATTCCTGCTCATATGTCAGTGACTGTCTGTTGCACTTCAGATCAAACATCACCATCTAACCACAGTTTAAAATCTAAAATTCATGTCAGCTCTGAGAAACGCAGGTTCATGCGGGCATGTGCACTCATTTCACACGTCAACACACTCCATTCGTAAATAATGTACTTAACTTTtattgctgattattttcacacacactgacgatGCCACAATTCGCTGCAGCGAGGGCTATGAAATACTTTGATCAGTACACCTCACTGCCATTGTATTTTTACAGCTCTGGTACAGTTCACATTTTAAAGGTGTGtgtcacatttttattaaagACACTGCCCATCTACTTCAGTGCCAGCTGGCCTGACCTCCTTTGTGCTCGGATTTTTGTTGTGCACTTCGTCTGCTCTAAACTTCATACTTTACAAAGCATTCTCAGtttcaattattattatgtttccTTTTATATACTATTTTTTAATCTCTATGTTTTTCTCATATACAAATATCTATTCCTAATAGCTGTCACAGACAACGGAAACAACACTGACATTGCATAAACCATTTAAAATTGCAATCTTTCCTTCATctctttattatttcattaaccAACACATTCTACTCTCATGGGTCCATGATT
This DNA window, taken from Myripristis murdjan chromosome 3, fMyrMur1.1, whole genome shotgun sequence, encodes the following:
- the bbs4 gene encoding BBSome complex member BBS4; translated protein: MAEEERSAALPVATEAKKRRAPKAPELPILERRNWLIHQHYIRKDYETCKAIIKDQLQETNGMCEYAIYVQALILRLEGKIQQSLELFQSCAILNPSNADNLKQVARSLFLLGKHKAAIEFYQEAARLSEKDWEISHNLGVCYSFLKDFKNAEEQLNIALQLNKHDRTFMMLGKVHLLAGDTDKAIEVYKSAVEFSPENTELLTTLGLLYLQLGKYQKAFEHLGNALTFDPNNYTAILAAGSMMQTHGDFDVAMNKYRVAACAVPESPPLWNNIGMCFFGKKKYVAAISCLKRAHYLSPFDWKVLYNLGLVHLTMQQYASAFHFLGAAINLNPRMGELYMLLAVALTNLDDVENAIRSYEQAVALDESNPLVNLNFAILLYNHGDKKRALEQYQEMERKVNLLRDSSSSIEFDPELIDMAQKMGAALQVADSLVWTKPAKDSKTKPRSTATAKTPGAPLGTNQALGQAMSSAASYNRNIQLPTGATKAPSMPLEPEPDVESALSPAGDPPGSPDPEEAVAPKT